One genomic window of Roseobacter ponti includes the following:
- a CDS encoding OB-fold nucleic acid binding domain-containing protein yields MYVVRPPSAPRPSESAETWPRPPSCLVAERLHAPPLNARVTVAGLVILRQRPGTAKGVIFITLEDETGVVNVIVWRHIYERFRRAVVAGRMLRVTGRLQRAHSVTHVLAEEIEDISAMLDSLVTVP; encoded by the coding sequence ATGTATGTTGTCCGTCCTCCTTCCGCGCCCCGCCCGTCAGAAAGTGCTGAGACCTGGCCGCGCCCGCCATCCTGTCTGGTGGCAGAGCGCCTGCACGCGCCGCCGCTGAATGCTCGGGTCACGGTGGCCGGGCTGGTTATCCTGCGCCAGCGCCCGGGCACCGCCAAAGGCGTGATCTTTATCACGCTTGAGGACGAGACCGGCGTGGTCAATGTGATCGTCTGGCGCCATATCTACGAACGTTTCCGGCGCGCCGTGGTCGCGGGCCGCATGCTGCGCGTCACCGGCCGCCTGCAGCGGGCACATTCGGTCACCCATGTGCTGGCCGAAGAGATTGAGGACATTTCCGCCATGCTCGACAGCCTCGTCACGGTGCCCTGA